AGAGCGTGAGCCGGGTGGGGGGCAAGACCCAGCTTCCGGCCTATCACCGGGTGGCCGGCGACCTCAGGCTCTCTTACACCCAGTTCGAGGAGTTGGAGTCCTTTGCCCGCTTCGGCAGCCGTCTGGACGAGGACACCCGCAAGAACCTGGAGCGGGGCCGCCGGGTGCGCGAGGTGCTCAAGCAGCCGCAATACCAGCCCATGCCCGTGGCCGAGCAGATCGCGGTGCTTGTGGCGGTGAATCAGGGGCTGTTCGACGGCCTGGAGCTGGACCGGGTGGCCGAGGCGGAAGAGGAAGTGCGCCGGGTGATGCGCGGCCCCCTGGCTGAGCTGGCCGAGGCCGTTGCCCAGGGCAACCAACTCAGCGACGAGGACCTGGAACTGATCGCCCAGGCCGCCCGGCAAGCCCTGGACATGAAGCCCGGCGAGGCCCCGCCGGAGGCCGCCGATGAGCCGCAAGCCGGGGACGAGGCCTAGCCATGGAGACGGTGGAAGGCCTCAAGCGCAAGCTGGGCAGCACCGAGGATTTACAGTCCGTGGTCAAGACCATGAAGGCCATGGCTGCGGTGAACATCCGCCAGTATGAGAAGGCGGTGCGCTCCCTGGCCGATTACGCCCGCACTGTGGAGCTGGGCCTGGCCGTGGTGCTGGGGGCCGGGGGACGCCCCCCCCGGGCCCGGCGCACCGCCCACGGCAACCTGGGGGTGATCGTCTTCGGCTCGGACCAGGGCATGGCCGGGTCGTTCAATGAGCAGGTGTCCTCCCTGGCCTTCGACGAGTTGCGCGCCGCCGGGGTGAAGCTCGGCGGGCTGCCCATGGTGGGAGTGGGCCAGCGGGTGCTGGGCCCCTGGGAGGACGCCGGCGGCGAGGTGGAGAGCTACCTCCAGGTGCCCGGCTCCATCGCGGGCATCACCCCCCTGGTGCACCAGCTATTTTTCCTAATCCAGATTTGGGGCGAGCAGCGGGGCATCGACCGGGTGTGGCTCTTCTACAACCGCCAGCTCGGCGGCGCGGCATACAAGCCCATCAAGCGCGAGCTCCTGCCCCTGGACCGCGACTGGCTGGACCGGCTGCAGCGAGAGCCCTGGGAGGGGCCCAGCTTGCCCGCCTTCACCATGGACCCCCAGGCCCTTTTCTCGGCCTTCCTCAGGCAATACCTGTTCATCGGGCTGTTCCAGGCCCTGGCCGAGAGCGCGGCCAGCGAAAACGCCTCGCGCCTGGCGGCCATGCAGGGCGCGGAAAAGAGCATCGGCGAGCGCCTGGACGAGCTCACCAAGTACTACTTCCAGCGCCGCCAGTCGGCCATCACCGAGGAGCTTCTGGACATCGTCTCTGGCTACGAGGCCTTCAGCCAGCAATCTTAGTAAAACGAGGCCCCGCTCAGGCGGGGGGATGAAAGCCGGCCACCAGGGGCAGGTGGTCCGAGGCGGCCCGGACCAAGGCGGGCTCGCCGCCCAGTTGATACTCGGCTTGCCAGGAGGCGGGGCGGTGCCAGATGCGGTCAAGGGGCAACAGCGGCGCGCGGGAGGGGAAGGTGGCCAGGCGGGGGCCGGGCTGGAAGGAGCGGCGCATGTTGCGCAGCAGGGCGGCCCAGGGGCGCCACTCGTTGAAGTCGCCCACCAAGATGTCCAGGTCGCCGCGCGGCGGTCCCATTTTCTCTAGCAGGCGGGTCATCTGGCGCTCCCGCTCCCCGGCGCGCAGGCCCAGATGGGTGGCCACCAGGCGCACTAGCTTGCCGCCGCGTTCCAGCAGCACCTCCAGGGCTCCCCGGGGCTCGCGACCGGGCTGGGAGAGGTCCCAGCGGCGCACCCCCCGCACCGGCAGGCGGGTGAGCACCGCGTTGCCGTAGTCGCCCCGCCCGTCTTCAAGGGTTGGCCCGGCTACGACCCGGTAGCCGGTGCGCCCGGCCAGGTCCTGAGCAAAGGTGGCGCAGCCTCCCCCCAGCGCGGG
This region of Desulfarculaceae bacterium genomic DNA includes:
- a CDS encoding F0F1 ATP synthase subunit gamma; its protein translation is METVEGLKRKLGSTEDLQSVVKTMKAMAAVNIRQYEKAVRSLADYARTVELGLAVVLGAGGRPPRARRTAHGNLGVIVFGSDQGMAGSFNEQVSSLAFDELRAAGVKLGGLPMVGVGQRVLGPWEDAGGEVESYLQVPGSIAGITPLVHQLFFLIQIWGEQRGIDRVWLFYNRQLGGAAYKPIKRELLPLDRDWLDRLQREPWEGPSLPAFTMDPQALFSAFLRQYLFIGLFQALAESAASENASRLAAMQGAEKSIGERLDELTKYYFQRRQSAITEELLDIVSGYEAFSQQS
- a CDS encoding endonuclease/exonuclease/phosphatase family protein; this encodes MIGRFAAAASGGRGRPLLRAATWNVHRWVGSDRRQDLERSLAVIDSLGAQVIALQEVCPALGGGCATFAQDLAGRTGYRVVAGPTLEDGRGDYGNAVLTRLPVRGVRRWDLSQPGREPRGALEVLLERGGKLVRLVATHLGLRAGERERQMTRLLEKMGPPRGDLDILVGDFNEWRPWAALLRNMRRSFQPGPRLATFPSRAPLLPLDRIWHRPASWQAEYQLGGEPALVRAASDHLPLVAGFHPPA